The genome window CACCGCGATCCAGCTGCTGCTCTACTTCCCGGCCCCGATCGCGCTGGCGCTGCTGCTGAACTCGCTCATCAGCGAGAAGATCAAGCGGTTCATCCAGACCGTCGTGTACCTCCCGCACTTCCTGTCCTGGGTCGTCGTGGTCGCGATGTTCAAGCAGGTGCTCGGCGGCGCGGGTTCCGTCACCACGCTGCTGATGGAGCACGGGGTCAACATCGGCAATGTGATGACCGATCCCGGCACCTTCAAGCTGCTGATCACCGCCCAGGCCATCTGGAAGGACTGCGGCTGGGGGACGATCATCTTCCTGGCGTCCATCGCCTCGATCGACATGGGCCAGTACGAGTCCGCCGCCATGGACGGAGCCGGCTGGCTCCGCAGGATCTGGCACATCACCCTGCCGGGCATCCGGCCGGTGATCCTCATGCTGCTGATCCTGCGGCTCGGCGACATCCTCTCGGTCGGCTTCGAGCAGATCATCCTCCAGCGCGACGCGGTCGGTCCGGACGCCTCGGAAGTCATGGACACCTACGTCTACTTCCACGGCGTCATCGACGGCAGCTGGGGAATGAGCACGGCCGCCGGCCTGATGAAGGGCGTCATCGGATTCGCCCTCATCCTCGCCGCCAACAAGCTGGCCCACCGCTTCGGTGAGCAGGGAGTGTACCGATGAGTCAGCAGACCCTTGCGGCACGGCTGCGAACCGCCCGCCCCGGCGCCCGCGGCGGTGAGCGCCGCCGCGCCTCCTCCGGCCGCCCGCCGTGGATGGAACGGCCCCACTGGTACGGGCAGGGCGCGAAGGCCGCCGCCCTGGTCGTCCTGACCGTGATCGTGCTCTACCCGTTCGTCCTCGCCATCGGCACCAGCCTCGCCGGGCGGGAGGAGCTCAACGCCAACGGCGGATACGTCCTGCTGCCCAAGCACCCGACGCTGGAGGCGTACCGGGTCATCCTCTCCGGCGGAGTCGTCACCCAGGCGGCCGTGGTCTCCATCTTCATCACGCTGATCGGCACCGCGCTGAGCCTGGCCTGCACCGTGATGATCGCGTACGGCACCTCGCGTCCCGGCACCGTCCTCGGCAAGCCGATCCTGCTGCTGGTGCTGGGCACCTTCCTCTTCGCCCCCGGCATCATCCCCACCTACCTGGCCGTCCAGCAGTTCAAGATGCTCGACACCTACGCGGCGCTGATCCTTCCCGTACTGCTCAACGCGTTCAACATCGTGGTCGTGCGCTCGTTCTTCCAGAGCATTCCCGAGGAGCTGTACGACGCCGCGCGGATCGACGGCGCGGGCGAGGTGACCGTCCTCTTCCGGATCGTGCTGCCGCTCTCCAAGGCGGTCCTCGCCGTGGTCGGCCTCTTCTACGCGGTCGGGTACTGGAACAGCTTCTTCAACGCGGTGCTCTACCTCAACGACTCCAGCAAGTTCCCCATCCAGGTGATCCTGCGCAGCTATGTCCTCAACGGCCAGAGCATCAACGCGCAGGCCATGGGCGTGCACGCGATCCCGCCCGCGACCTCCTTGCAGATGGCCGTGCTGATCATCGCCATCGTGCCCATCTTCTGCGTCTATCCCTTCCTGCAGAAGTTCTTCGTCAAGGGCGTCCTCACCGGGGCGATCAAGGGCTGATCCGCCCGCCCGGACATCCCGTCGCCCCACGCACTTCACACACTTCAAGGAGCACCCATGTCCACCAACTTGTCCAGGCGCGGTTTCATGGGCGCGGCGGGGATCGCCGGCCTGACCGTGGCCGGTCTCACGTCCCTGACCGCGTGCGGCAGCGGGGCCACCATCAGCAAGGGCGGGGCCAAGGCGTCCGCCAAGCTGAAGCTCCCGGCGTACGTCCCCGCGCAGACCGCCCCCGCGGACCTCGCCGGGAACGCGGCCGGGCTGGACGCCACGTATCTGCGCTACCCGAAGAAGCTGACCAGGTCCGTGGCCAAGGCGCCCGGCGACGGCAGCCGGATCACGGCCCTCACCGAGACGTTCACCACGCCCGCCCCGCCGCAGGGCAAGAACGGCTACTGGCAGGAGCTGAACAAGCGTCTCGGGGCGCAGTTCGACATGACGATCGTCGTCGACCAGGGCGTCGACGCGTACCTCACCAAGTTCAACGCCATGATGGCCAGCGGCGACATACCCGACCTGGTCTGGTTCCCGCCGAACCAGGGCAT of Streptomyces sp. NBC_01363 contains these proteins:
- a CDS encoding sugar ABC transporter permease — encoded protein: MPQPHDPDDTARSGGKKRKDIRVRLPLRHRLRRDRSLLLFCLPGVLYFALFFYLPLAGNVIAFQDYQPFLGFKQSPFVGLANFTALLSEPEFWSAVSNTLQITAIQLLLYFPAPIALALLLNSLISEKIKRFIQTVVYLPHFLSWVVVVAMFKQVLGGAGSVTTLLMEHGVNIGNVMTDPGTFKLLITAQAIWKDCGWGTIIFLASIASIDMGQYESAAMDGAGWLRRIWHITLPGIRPVILMLLILRLGDILSVGFEQIILQRDAVGPDASEVMDTYVYFHGVIDGSWGMSTAAGLMKGVIGFALILAANKLAHRFGEQGVYR
- a CDS encoding carbohydrate ABC transporter permease, translated to MSQQTLAARLRTARPGARGGERRRASSGRPPWMERPHWYGQGAKAAALVVLTVIVLYPFVLAIGTSLAGREELNANGGYVLLPKHPTLEAYRVILSGGVVTQAAVVSIFITLIGTALSLACTVMIAYGTSRPGTVLGKPILLLVLGTFLFAPGIIPTYLAVQQFKMLDTYAALILPVLLNAFNIVVVRSFFQSIPEELYDAARIDGAGEVTVLFRIVLPLSKAVLAVVGLFYAVGYWNSFFNAVLYLNDSSKFPIQVILRSYVLNGQSINAQAMGVHAIPPATSLQMAVLIIAIVPIFCVYPFLQKFFVKGVLTGAIKG